The Candidatus Mycolicibacterium alkanivorans genome contains a region encoding:
- a CDS encoding alpha/beta hydrolase family protein yields MSLDDIAGVAHEPAGTPAGVVMLTHGAGGSRDSPLLIRICDEWARRGWLAVRYNLPYRRRRPKGPPSGSAAGDRAGILEAITLARSLTDRPVIAGGHSYGGRQTSMVVAENPGLVAVLTLFSYPLHPPGKPTRLRAEHFAAITAPTVFTQGTADPFGTIDELRSAVGEIPAPVEIVEVTGARHDLGSKTLDVPVIAVDAALAALP; encoded by the coding sequence ATGAGCCTCGACGACATCGCCGGTGTCGCGCACGAGCCGGCGGGCACCCCGGCAGGGGTGGTGATGCTCACCCACGGCGCCGGGGGAAGCCGGGACTCCCCGCTGCTGATCCGGATCTGTGACGAATGGGCGCGGCGCGGGTGGCTGGCCGTGCGCTACAACCTGCCTTACCGCCGCCGTCGCCCCAAGGGGCCGCCGTCGGGCTCGGCCGCCGGTGATCGTGCGGGCATCCTCGAAGCGATCACGCTGGCCCGGAGCCTGACCGACCGACCCGTGATCGCCGGCGGGCATTCCTACGGCGGCCGGCAGACCTCGATGGTCGTCGCGGAGAACCCGGGCCTGGTGGCCGTGCTGACCTTGTTCTCGTATCCGTTGCATCCGCCGGGCAAGCCCACGCGGCTGCGCGCCGAGCACTTTGCGGCGATCACGGCACCGACGGTGTTCACCCAGGGCACCGCGGACCCGTTCGGCACGATCGACGAGCTGCGCTCAGCGGTGGGCGAGATTCCCGCTCCGGTGGAGATCGTGGAGGTCACCGGAGCGCGCCACGACCTCGGCTCCAAGACGCTCGATGTGCCGGTGATCGCCGTGGACGCCGCTTTGGCCGCGTTGCCCTAG
- a CDS encoding APC family permease, which translates to MRISAPTVGPHSCRGPNIPPVNPLQRRLGVGDAVVIGLGSMIGAGIFVALAPAAAAAGSWLLVGLALAGVVAYCNATSSARLAARYPQSGGTYVYGRARLGEFWGYLAGWSFVVGKTASCAAMALTVGFYLWPQYAHAVAVAAVVALTAINYRGIQKSAVLTRVIVGVVLAVLAGVVVAVAVSGDAQLGRLTLSGSPAGVVQAAGLLFFAFAGYARIATLGEEVRDPARTIPRAIPIALGLALVIYAVVAVTVLSVLGPTGLATAPAPLADAVRAAGASGFEPVVRIGAAVAALGSLLSLVLGVSRTTLAMARDRHLPAGLAAVHPRFGVPHRAEVAVGVVVAVVAAVADVRGVIGFSSFAVLLYYAIANASAWTLGRRAIPAAGLIGCVVVAFALPLRSVLTGVAVLAAGAAIYWVRRSR; encoded by the coding sequence ATGCGGATCTCCGCTCCCACCGTCGGTCCGCATTCATGTCGGGGGCCTAACATTCCGCCGGTGAACCCCCTGCAACGCCGCCTCGGCGTGGGCGACGCCGTGGTCATCGGCCTCGGCTCCATGATCGGCGCGGGAATCTTCGTCGCCCTGGCCCCGGCCGCGGCGGCCGCGGGCTCGTGGTTGCTGGTGGGGCTGGCCCTGGCCGGAGTCGTCGCCTACTGCAACGCCACCTCCTCTGCGCGACTGGCCGCCCGTTACCCGCAGTCCGGCGGCACCTACGTCTACGGCCGTGCGCGGCTCGGCGAGTTCTGGGGTTACCTGGCCGGTTGGAGCTTCGTGGTCGGCAAGACCGCCTCGTGTGCGGCGATGGCGCTGACGGTCGGGTTCTACCTCTGGCCGCAGTATGCGCACGCGGTCGCGGTGGCCGCTGTCGTCGCGCTGACGGCGATCAACTATCGCGGCATCCAGAAGTCGGCCGTCCTCACCCGCGTCATCGTCGGCGTGGTCCTGGCCGTTCTGGCCGGAGTGGTTGTCGCCGTGGCTGTTTCGGGCGATGCCCAGCTTGGGCGGCTGACTCTCAGCGGTTCGCCGGCCGGCGTCGTGCAAGCCGCTGGCTTGCTGTTCTTCGCCTTCGCCGGATACGCGCGTATCGCCACCCTGGGTGAGGAGGTGCGCGATCCGGCGCGGACCATCCCACGCGCCATCCCCATCGCACTGGGGCTCGCCCTGGTGATCTACGCGGTCGTCGCCGTCACCGTTCTGAGCGTGCTGGGCCCGACCGGGTTGGCGACGGCCCCTGCGCCGTTGGCCGATGCGGTGCGCGCCGCGGGGGCAAGCGGTTTCGAGCCGGTGGTGCGGATCGGCGCGGCGGTGGCCGCGCTGGGATCGCTGCTCTCCCTGGTTCTCGGGGTGTCGCGGACCACGCTGGCGATGGCCCGCGACCGGCACCTGCCCGCCGGGCTGGCCGCGGTGCACCCGCGATTCGGTGTGCCGCACCGCGCCGAGGTGGCCGTCGGGGTGGTGGTCGCGGTCGTGGCCGCGGTGGCCGACGTCCGGGGCGTGATCGGCTTTTCGTCGTTCGCGGTGCTGCTGTACTACGCCATCGCCAACGCCTCGGCCTGGACGCTGGGCCGGCGCGCGATTCCGGCGGCCGGACTGATCGGCTGTGTGGTCGTGGCGTTCGCGTTGCCACTGCGCTCGGTGCTGACCGGTGTGGCCGTGCTCGCCGCGGGCGCGGCGATCTACTGGGTGCGCCGGTCGCGATAG